The Candidatus Omnitrophota bacterium region GGATATGGATGGAGACGGCGCATTCGACGGCGCCAACGATTTCATCTATTCCAACCAAAACCAGGGCATATCCTGGGCGGGCGAGTTGAAAGGCGAAGTGGATGTGTGGCATTATCCCGAATACCGGTTTTATATCGGCGGCGAACAACAAGGAAAACAAGCATACATCTACGTCGAAGAGACCATGACCGGCGGTTGGGCGTGGATGGCGGTGGACGACTTTTATTTCTGGAACGGGACGGAAGCGGCGCTGGCGTTTCCCAATTCCGATTTCGAAATGGGAGATATGACGAACTGGACCGAAGAGTTATTAACGAATGGATTTCCCAGCTGGCTGGCTTCCAATGCGCCGACGGGAAATCCCGCCGATCCGGCGCTGCATACGGCGCTGAACAACATTTCCAGTTGGGTGGATGGCAATTGGTCCGCCGACTCGGCGCCTAATGAGTTGGGCGATGGAGACAATCAACGGGGCCGTTTATGGTCGCATAATTTCACAATCCCCTCGCTGAAAATATCGAACGTTGGCGATTGGTCGGTATACGGCGAATAAAGCGCATTCCTAATAGATACGATTGTGAAGAAAACCCCTTTCGCCTTGCGCGAAGGGGGTTTTCGTTTATGGGGATGTTGAATAATACGGGATCGTCATCACACGATTCAATGGCGGCGAGGCGATCGTTTGAGGAGAACGATTTAACCAATAGACAGTAATATCGTCGATCGAATCCACATCGCCGAATCCGAAATGCAGGATGGAAGAATTTTGCGACAAGTAGCCGGAACCTCCATCCACCATGCGCGTCCATTTCCGGTCGCCCTTTCGTGCCACGATCCGCGCACCGTAGGATTGTGCGGAATGGGTTTGCAACTTCACTTGCAGCCAATTCCCTCGAGAAGAAATGTTTTCCAAAAGCATCGGTGAATCGTCGATGCAATTAACGACGATATCCATATCGCCATCTCCGTCGTAATCCAACAAAGCCGATCCACGTCCCGCTATGGCTCGCGTTACGGACGAGACCGCCTGCGCGCTTAGTTCCAATTTGCTTCCCGTATTGCGATAAATGGAAACGCCTTGCTGATAATGGCGGCCAAGATGCAACTCTTCCACTTGCGGATACGTATGACCGTTGACGGTATAGTAATCCAACCATCCGTCGGCCTCGAAATCGCAAAAACCAACGCCCCACGTAGTTAACAACCGCGTTGCGCCGATCAGTCCCATCGGGCCGCTCCGTTCGCGAAACTCGCCTTGGCCCGAATTGACGAACAAAACGTCGTATTCGTTCTCGTAAGAGGTGACCATGATATCGAACAAGCCGTCGTTGTTCATATCGCTAATCGCCACGCCCATGCTAGCGCCATCCTGCCCGTTTTCGCAAACGGCGGCGCCCGAAGGAAAACTATAATCTTCGAAATGGCCATGCCCGTCATTGCGCAAAACGTGGTTGAACGTCGAATCGTTGGCCACGTAGAGATCGAGGTCGCCGTCGAGGTCCATATCGAAAAACGAAGCGCCCATCGCGCGGCCTTCGGAAACGTTGATTCCCGCCTCTTTACCCGCCTCGCGAAAATGTCCGGTTCCATCGTTGAGATAAAGCAAATCCGGTTCGGCGCGAAAAGACATCGGCCCCATCATGACTTTTAGACCATGATAATTGGCGCGCAAATCGCCGTCCCGTTGGGGATCGAAATCCACATAATTCCCCACAAACAAATCCAAATCGTCGTCTCCGTCCACATCGCCGAACGCCGCCGCCGCCGCGTATCCATCCTGCTTCAATCCCGCCGCTTCCGTAGTTTCGGAAAACGTTCCATCCCCGTTATTATGGTAAAAAACATGGTCGCCAAAGTTTCCTACGAATAAATCGAGCCATCCGTCGTTATCCGCATCGCCGAATACCGCGCACATTCCATATCCTTCGTCGCCGACGCCAGCCTTTTCCGTTACGTCCGCAAATACGCCGCCGTCATTGCGATAGAGCGCGTTGCGGCAGTTTGGGTCTGGAGCGTCGAGCAGCGGGCGTCCATTGACGAAATAAATATCTTCGTCTCCATCGTTGTCGTAATCGCCGACGACAACGCCCGAACCCATCGCATCCACAATCCATCGCTTGTCCAGATTGCCCAACCGATGATGGAAACCAAGCAAACCGGCTTTTTCTGTCCGATCCTCAAAGCGGATAAATGGAATATCCGCATTCGTAGAGCTGGCATTGGAACTCTGGTTTTGACTTGAAGACGCTGCCTCCGGCGCAAGATTCAACATGGCTTTCTGCAGCGATTGGAAATGGGGAGAATCCGCGAATGTCTTTCCATACTCTTGCAGGATCGTCCGGCATTCGCCGTAGCGTTTCATAACGAACAACGTCCAAGCTTTCAAGCCTTGGAATTCGGCGGAGGCTTGAATTTCCGATTCGTGAATATCATTCAACAATTCCAACGCGCCTGCAGCGTCTTTTCGATTGAAGCGCAATTGACCCAGCAGCAATTTCAAGTGGTCTTCAGCCAGATTTTTCTTCAGCAATTCTTCCAGATATTGTTTCGCCAAATCTTCCCGTTCCACCGTAACCAATTCCTGCGCCAACTCTTCGCTGGCGGCGGGGTTGATCTCGAAAGCGTGTTCGAAGGAGTAGCGCAGGCGGTTGTATTTATTCGGATCCCATAGCCGTGTGCGCTCAAGAATCCTTTGCATTTTGTCAAAGTCATTCTTTCTTTTCAATCGAGAGAGGGGAGTTCTTAGGGCGCTGTAGGCTTCGCGAAAAAAGGGATAGGCGCGAACCGCGCTTTGCAGATAACGAACCGCCTCCTCATCCTGGCCTTCCTGGCTTTCCAATTTTCCCAGTTCGTATAATGCCTGGAAATGATCCAGCCGCCGATCGATAACTTTCATTAATGCCGACCGCGCGGCGTCAATTTTCCCTTCTTGCGCGAGAATGCTTCCTAATAGAAACGTCGCGTCCGCATTATCGGGATCATTGGCGAGAATGCGGTCGATGCGCCGCTTGGCTTCTTCCAATTTTCCCGAAGTGCGAGCTATAGCCGCGCATTTGTACAGCAACGAAGGATCGCGGGGGGAAGCGTCCATAGCTTTCTGGCTCCATTTCATGGCGGATTCGACATCTCCCGCCCGCCAGCAAGCCTGCGAAAGAAAAAAGAGAAAATCGCCATCGCCGCCGGTTCTTTGCGCCAGCAATTCCAGGAAAGGAATCCATTCGCCCTGCGGAGACAATTGTTTCATGGCCTTTTCGAAACGGGAGCGCGTTTCGGCGGATAAGGGATCGGGAATATTATTCAACCCTTCGATCGCCTGGTCCGGATATCTTTTCTGAAGGGCGTCAACGATTCGTTCAACGGGATCGGGAATGGAAGTCATTACGACAAATCCTATGGCCGAGATGAGCCATTGAGCGGCGATCATTTGTTTTTCCTAACGCAATGGGGCTAATGAAATAAAGCCTTTTCTAAAAAACGCCTAACAATAACGCCGATGGCTTCCCCTCATTCGAATGAGAACGAATCCATCTTCAACCAGAACATTCACGAGCCAGCAGGCGGTTTATCCTTTCGGGGCGCGGGTTATAGGTTGACTATTACATAAGGGGAAGTCAATTCGACGACGCCCTGAGAGAGATCGATGGGGACGGGCTGGCCGGTTACCTTCATATCCGCAATGTACATCGCGATGACATCCTTAATATTCGCAAGAGCTTCTTCATAGGTACGCCCCCATGTTCTGCAACCTTGGAGAGCCTTGCAAGAGACGCGATAGGCTTTGCGTCCATCTTCAAAGCAATCCTCTTCGATAACGACGGGAAAAGCGTATGTTTTCATGATAGAACCTCTCCTCTATTATCCATGATGGACGAAAAAAGAAAAACCCCGGATGAAAACTTCTTCCGGGGCGTTTTTTTCTTTACACGCTCACTCAAGAATCCAAATGTTTTGAGTTTTGATTCATAAGTCTTTGTTTTACAAGTAGCTGGCGAAGGGACTCGAACCCTTGACCTGCTGATTACAAATCAGCTGCTCTACCGGCTGAGCTACGCCAGCGCTACTTGTTTATATCCTTCACTATTATTCTTTGTTAATCGGTTTGTTGTTCGTTTATTATATCATCTCTAGTTATTTGTCAATTATCCGAAAAAGGTTTAGCTATACAATTTTATTCTTTCGTTCCGAAAAGAATCATGCGCTGGCTATCGGGGCTGAATTCTTCTCCCAAGAAGGAGCCGTGAACGCCTTGGAGGTGTAAATTGGCGGATTCCAGCATTTCCTTCATCTCGTCCAGCGTATACAAACGCACCGATTCGAAATAGCGGTGGTCTTTTCCGCCCCAATTTTCGATGACGATCTCTTTTTCGATTCGTTCTCCGTCTTCGGAAAGGAACCTGCGTTCCTTGATGACGTAATCGCCGTATTTTTTCTCCGTTTCCGGCTCCAGCGTCCGGCGAACGCAATCCGGATTGAGATAATCGAGAAGAAACATGCCTCCGTGAACCAAGACGCGGGCGGCTTCATGAAGGACGCTGATATTCTCTACGTTGGTTTTAAAGTAACCAAAGGACGTAAAAAACGAGAGCCATGCGTCGAAGCTATCGCCGGGAAAAGGCAGAAGCCTCATATCGGCGCGCAGATAATGGGCTGACGGCGATTCTGCAATCGACTGGCGCAGCAACGGATAGGAGTAGTCAACGCCGAAGACGCGGCCATATCCCGCTTTGCGCAGGGCGCGGCAATGCCGTCCGTTGCCGCAGCATAAATCTAAAATGCGATGGCTGGGGCGCAGGGGAAGGAACGCAAGCGCCGCTTGAATTTCTTTGTCTGCCCCGCTGTCATCGCGATGGGCGTATACGTCCAGATAGATATGGTTGAACCATTCGCGCCACCAAGCGTCCGGCGCAAAGTGTTTCTTCGTTTTTTCCGGCATCGCGACCTAAAAAGTTCTAACGAGCGAATTGCTTTTTACGGTATTATTCCGTATTTCCTATGGAAACGGAAGTATCGATCGACAGCGCCGATTCGAACCGTTCAAAGATGGCTTCTTAAAGAAAGAGACGCCGGCGGGCGAAGGGGAACTTGATTGTTGGGGCGGGTTGTCTTAAGTTACTCATGTTACGCAGATAATATATTTTTGCCTAATGCGGGTAAAGCAGGCGTCCCGCCTGCAGCAACAAAACAGGCGAGACGCCTGTTTTACCCTTTATATTCCTTGGCGGCTTTTTTATTACGTTTTTGAATCACGAAATTACGAAAAGGCTCGAAATTCACGAAATATTCGAATCACATATAGCGCGGATTCCTTGCTCCAACCTTTTTTTCTTTTTTTTGTGTTTTTCTTTTTCCTTTCGCGCTTTCGTGATTCAATACGATAAGCAAAATAAGTCTATCATGTTTTTTATCCTAAGTAACATGATTTAATTTAGAGCGTTCATTCCATTTATACGGCGAATACTATTACGAAAAAATATAAACACGCGAGGCGACGATTATGAAAAAAATTAGAGTGGGAATGATTGGCGCGGGCTTCATCAGCCATTTTCAATCCGTAGCGATGGAACAAGTCCGAACGATGGAGTTGACCGGCATCACTTCCCTTAAAGGCGCGGAGGAATTGTCCAAGTCCGCTCAGGAGCGCGGCTTGGGACCGGCGACCGTTTATCCCAACGTGACGGAATTGGCGAAAAACGTGGACGCCGTCGCTATTTATTGCCCTAATTACATTCGGATTCAGATTATGGAGGAGATCGTCGCCGCCGTAAAAGCAGGCGCGGAATTGAAAGGGATCATTTGCGAAAAGCCGTTAGGACGCAATGTCGCAGAAGCAAGACGGCTGGTGGCATTGGGGAAAGAGGCGGGCGTTCCTACGGCTTATTTTGAGAATCAACTACAAATGAAGCCCATTAAATCGCAGATGAAGCAATTGGCTCCCCAAATGAAGACGATGGGGCCGATGAGTTTGACCCGTTCATCGGAAGAGCATGGCGGACCGCATGAAGGCTGGTTTTGGGACCCCACCCGCCAAGGCGGCGGCGTTTTGAGCGATATGGGCTGCCATAGCATCGCCGTAGGTTGGTATGTCCTTACGCCGTTGGGCAAGCCGGTTACCTTCATGAAACCGCAATCGGTCAGCTGCGAGACGGCGCTGTTGAAATGGGGATTACCCTATTGGCGGGAAAAACTGCTCAAGGATCGCGGCGTGGATTATACGAAAACTCCGGCGGAAGATTTTACCACAGGCATGGTCACCTATAAAAATCCCGAAACCGGCCAGATCGTAAAAGCCCAGTTCACGAATTCCTGGATGTTCGAAAAACAAGGTCTACGACTCTTCATGGACGGCATGGGGCCGGGCTACGCCTTCGAAGTCAATACGTTGATTTCGCCGCTCAGTATATTCATCGGGGATGCGGCGGCGGAAGCGGTCGCCGATTCGGAACTGGCGTTGGAGAAAGCCACCGCCAGCCGAGGGCTGCTCGCCGTACAGCACAACGAAGCGGACCTTTACGGCTATACGGACGAAAACGTCGATGCGGC contains the following coding sequences:
- a CDS encoding FG-GAP-like repeat-containing protein → MIAAQWLISAIGFVVMTSIPDPVERIVDALQKRYPDQAIEGLNNIPDPLSAETRSRFEKAMKQLSPQGEWIPFLELLAQRTGGDGDFLFFLSQACWRAGDVESAMKWSQKAMDASPRDPSLLYKCAAIARTSGKLEEAKRRIDRILANDPDNADATFLLGSILAQEGKIDAARSALMKVIDRRLDHFQALYELGKLESQEGQDEEAVRYLQSAVRAYPFFREAYSALRTPLSRLKRKNDFDKMQRILERTRLWDPNKYNRLRYSFEHAFEINPAASEELAQELVTVEREDLAKQYLEELLKKNLAEDHLKLLLGQLRFNRKDAAGALELLNDIHESEIQASAEFQGLKAWTLFVMKRYGECRTILQEYGKTFADSPHFQSLQKAMLNLAPEAASSSQNQSSNASSTNADIPFIRFEDRTEKAGLLGFHHRLGNLDKRWIVDAMGSGVVVGDYDNDGDEDIYFVNGRPLLDAPDPNCRNALYRNDGGVFADVTEKAGVGDEGYGMCAVFGDADNDGWLDLFVGNFGDHVFYHNNGDGTFSETTEAAGLKQDGYAAAAAFGDVDGDDDLDLFVGNYVDFDPQRDGDLRANYHGLKVMMGPMSFRAEPDLLYLNDGTGHFREAGKEAGINVSEGRAMGASFFDMDLDGDLDLYVANDSTFNHVLRNDGHGHFEDYSFPSGAAVCENGQDGASMGVAISDMNNDGLFDIMVTSYENEYDVLFVNSGQGEFRERSGPMGLIGATRLLTTWGVGFCDFEADGWLDYYTVNGHTYPQVEELHLGRHYQQGVSIYRNTGSKLELSAQAVSSVTRAIAGRGSALLDYDGDGDMDIVVNCIDDSPMLLENISSRGNWLQVKLQTHSAQSYGARIVARKGDRKWTRMVDGGSGYLSQNSSILHFGFGDVDSIDDITVYWLNRSPQTIASPPLNRVMTIPYYSTSP
- a CDS encoding type II toxin-antitoxin system HicB family antitoxin — encoded protein: MKTYAFPVVIEEDCFEDGRKAYRVSCKALQGCRTWGRTYEEALANIKDVIAMYIADMKVTGQPVPIDLSQGVVELTSPYVIVNL
- a CDS encoding class I SAM-dependent methyltransferase, which gives rise to MPEKTKKHFAPDAWWREWFNHIYLDVYAHRDDSGADKEIQAALAFLPLRPSHRILDLCCGNGRHCRALRKAGYGRVFGVDYSYPLLRQSIAESPSAHYLRADMRLLPFPGDSFDAWLSFFTSFGYFKTNVENISVLHEAARVLVHGGMFLLDYLNPDCVRRTLEPETEKKYGDYVIKERRFLSEDGERIEKEIVIENWGGKDHRYFESVRLYTLDEMKEMLESANLHLQGVHGSFLGEEFSPDSQRMILFGTKE
- a CDS encoding Gfo/Idh/MocA family oxidoreductase is translated as MKKIRVGMIGAGFISHFQSVAMEQVRTMELTGITSLKGAEELSKSAQERGLGPATVYPNVTELAKNVDAVAIYCPNYIRIQIMEEIVAAVKAGAELKGIICEKPLGRNVAEARRLVALGKEAGVPTAYFENQLQMKPIKSQMKQLAPQMKTMGPMSLTRSSEEHGGPHEGWFWDPTRQGGGVLSDMGCHSIAVGWYVLTPLGKPVTFMKPQSVSCETALLKWGLPYWREKLLKDRGVDYTKTPAEDFTTGMVTYKNPETGQIVKAQFTNSWMFEKQGLRLFMDGMGPGYAFEVNTLISPLSIFIGDAAAEAVADSELALEKATASRGLLAVQHNEADLYGYTDENVDAANAFLQGKDAFLNLEYGLEITKLVMAAYMSAEKKKTIDLTDPNVQKELETYIPAIQQGKGGDVLPMI